From a region of the Pseudoxanthomonas sp. X-1 genome:
- a CDS encoding DUF4850 domain-containing protein: protein MSMPSFLRPCSGLLLLLLAGLAQAEVYRLDAPPERAPGDAEPRSRPLGELALNNGVRLPAMLLIAADPMEDSGWSTADAPPLTLDATLAPALAARLTAWATPRGWLLVPRGWQPARGALGVDGSAAIAFLAQDGQGEVSLYDAGACVGCAISAASAFFAQAREQGRKEDFSVYEGAGPDLKTTTLGPHTLGYHSQAGALSVDGLAWFDGQADLPYHDLRVRLPSDQHALARAILDWRLPERDAR, encoded by the coding sequence ATGTCGATGCCGTCCTTCCTGCGCCCCTGCAGCGGGCTGCTGTTGCTGCTCCTGGCCGGCCTCGCCCAGGCCGAGGTCTATCGCCTGGACGCCCCGCCCGAACGCGCGCCCGGCGACGCCGAACCGCGCAGCCGTCCGCTGGGCGAGCTGGCGCTGAACAACGGCGTGCGCCTGCCGGCGATGCTGCTCATCGCGGCCGATCCGATGGAAGACAGCGGCTGGAGCACCGCGGACGCGCCGCCGCTGACCCTGGACGCCACGCTGGCCCCCGCCCTGGCCGCCCGGCTCACCGCCTGGGCCACCCCGCGTGGCTGGCTGCTGGTGCCACGCGGCTGGCAACCGGCGCGCGGCGCGCTGGGCGTGGACGGCTCGGCTGCGATCGCCTTCCTCGCCCAGGACGGTCAGGGCGAGGTCTCGCTGTACGACGCCGGTGCCTGCGTGGGCTGTGCGATCAGCGCGGCGAGCGCCTTCTTCGCCCAGGCCCGCGAACAGGGGCGCAAGGAGGACTTCTCCGTCTACGAAGGCGCCGGCCCGGACCTGAAGACCACCACGCTGGGCCCGCACACATTGGGCTACCACAGCCAGGCCGGCGCCCTGTCGGTGGATGGGCTGGCCTGGTTCGACGGCCAAGCCGACCTGCCCTACCACGACCTGCGCGTGCGCCTGCCATCGGATCAGCATGCCCTGGCCCGCGCCATCCTCGACTGGCGCCTGCCGGAGAGGGACGCGCGCTGA
- a CDS encoding slipin family protein — translation MFWTKRVVIGDGERGLVFADRQFQRVLDPGVYRLFDPFNKIEVRVHPTVPAEYAGKDSEVLIAALGARLDASFVLADLGADEIGLVMKNGKLEDVLPPGTRKLYWRGPVDVEVRALPLAAGLEVPAEVMRRLRQLGALSRQAVVADVPAEFAGLVFIDGKLARTLAPGSTAFWNFQKNVVVDLIDLRVQAVEVQGQELLTRDKVSLRVNLAASVRVTDPVAARTRVAKYVDQLYRELQYGLRKAVSSRTLDELLGDKTGLDAEIFAAVRGKLDAFGVEVLGVGIKDVILPGEMRQILNAVVQADKQAQANVIRRREEANATRSLLNTARLVEESPVLMRLKELEALEKVTEKIDRLTVFGGLDGVLKQLVTLK, via the coding sequence ATGTTCTGGACCAAGCGGGTCGTGATCGGTGACGGCGAACGCGGCCTGGTGTTCGCGGATCGTCAATTCCAGCGGGTGCTCGATCCGGGCGTGTACCGCCTGTTCGACCCCTTCAACAAGATCGAGGTGCGCGTGCATCCGACCGTGCCGGCCGAGTACGCCGGCAAGGACAGCGAGGTGCTGATCGCCGCGCTGGGCGCGCGCCTGGACGCGAGCTTTGTGCTGGCCGACCTGGGCGCCGATGAGATCGGCCTGGTCATGAAGAACGGCAAGCTCGAAGACGTGCTGCCGCCCGGCACGCGCAAGCTGTACTGGCGCGGCCCGGTCGACGTGGAAGTGCGCGCGCTGCCGCTGGCCGCCGGCCTGGAAGTCCCGGCCGAGGTCATGCGGCGCCTGCGTCAGCTCGGCGCGCTGTCCAGGCAGGCGGTGGTGGCCGACGTGCCGGCGGAGTTCGCCGGCCTGGTGTTCATCGACGGCAAGCTGGCGCGCACGCTGGCGCCGGGCAGCACGGCCTTCTGGAACTTCCAGAAGAACGTGGTCGTGGACCTGATCGACCTGCGCGTGCAGGCGGTCGAGGTGCAGGGCCAGGAGCTGCTGACCCGCGACAAGGTCTCGCTGCGCGTCAACCTGGCCGCCAGCGTGCGCGTGACCGACCCGGTCGCCGCGCGCACCAGGGTGGCCAAGTACGTCGACCAGCTGTATCGCGAGCTGCAGTACGGCCTGCGCAAGGCGGTGTCCTCCAGGACCCTGGACGAACTGCTGGGCGACAAGACTGGACTGGATGCGGAGATCTTCGCCGCCGTGCGCGGCAAGCTCGACGCGTTCGGCGTGGAGGTGCTGGGCGTGGGCATCAAGGACGTGATCCTGCCCGGCGAGATGCGGCAGATCCTCAACGCGGTGGTGCAGGCCGACAAGCAGGCCCAGGCCAATGTCATCCGTCGTCGTGAGGAAGCCAACGCGACGCGTTCGCTGCTCAATACCGCCAGGCTGGTGGAGGAGAGCCCGGTGCTGATGCGCCTGAAGGAGCTGGAGGCGCTGGAGAAGGTCACCGAGAAGATCGATCGCCTGACCGTGTTCGGCGGCCTGGATGGCGTGCTCAAGCAGCTGGTCACGCTGAAGTAG
- a CDS encoding alpha/beta fold hydrolase, translating to MSARESLLLLPGLLNDAELWHAQLEALSDLVDCQVGDLTQGEHLHAVAQQVLAAAPPTFALAGFSLGGYVAQEILRIAPRRVTRLALLDTSYLPDTPARAEQRRAQQDAVRRGAFHGFGEALMRAYTDPSHHGDAALLARIRGMTQRLGAEVFLRQSAFARVDGSAVLRAFDRPALVLVGEHDAITPPAVHEQMAALLPDATLVRVAQCGHLSPLEQPDAVSRALRDWLLR from the coding sequence ATGAGCGCACGCGAGTCGCTGCTGCTGTTGCCCGGCCTGCTCAACGATGCCGAGCTGTGGCATGCGCAGCTGGAGGCGCTGTCCGACCTGGTCGACTGCCAGGTCGGCGACCTGACCCAGGGCGAGCACCTGCACGCGGTGGCGCAGCAGGTGCTGGCGGCCGCGCCGCCGACGTTCGCGCTGGCCGGCTTCTCGCTGGGCGGCTACGTGGCGCAGGAGATCCTGCGCATCGCCCCGCGGCGGGTCACACGGCTGGCGCTGCTGGACACGTCCTACCTGCCCGACACGCCGGCCCGCGCCGAGCAGCGGCGCGCGCAGCAGGACGCGGTCCGGCGCGGTGCCTTCCATGGCTTCGGCGAGGCGCTGATGCGGGCCTACACCGATCCCTCGCACCACGGCGATGCCGCGCTGCTGGCGCGCATCCGCGGCATGACCCAGCGCCTGGGCGCCGAGGTCTTCCTGCGCCAGAGCGCCTTCGCGCGCGTGGACGGCAGCGCGGTGTTGCGCGCCTTCGATCGGCCGGCGCTGGTGCTGGTCGGCGAACACGACGCGATCACCCCGCCGGCCGTGCACGAACAGATGGCCGCCCTGCTGCCCGACGCCACGCTGGTGCGGGTGGCGCAGTGCGGGCACCTGAGCCCGCTGGAGCAGCCCGACGCGGTCAGCCGCGCCCTGCGCGACTGGCTGTTGCGCTAG
- a CDS encoding RtcB family protein, translated as MSTFELLHADGSATPIKGWVRGVPLEQQAHAQLRNIAAMPFVGPWVAVMPDVHLGKGATVGSVIPTRGAIIPAAVGVDIGCGMAAVRTTLRAEDLPDSLAQLRNSIERSVPVGNGRGGEHHRLPDSIGTRVAQSGLAVRLDAIKARHRGIRTDKLDGQLGTLGGGNHFIELCLDETGAVWVMLHSGSRGTGNLIGTYFIERAREQLAHRVLGYHVPDKDLAFFMEGEPLFDDYVEAVSWAQDYARENREAMMARVLAEMRHRLPKFQLQAQAVNCHHNYVQKETHAGQELLVTRKGAVSARAGELGIIPGSMGTRSYIVRGRGNAESFHSCSHGAGRVMSRTQARASITLAEHRQATAHVECRKDQGVIDESPAAYKDIDAVMAAQADLVEVVHTLRQVLCIKG; from the coding sequence ATGAGTACATTCGAATTGCTGCACGCCGATGGCAGCGCCACGCCGATCAAGGGCTGGGTGCGCGGCGTGCCGCTGGAGCAACAGGCCCATGCGCAGCTGCGCAACATCGCCGCCATGCCCTTCGTCGGGCCATGGGTGGCGGTGATGCCGGACGTACACCTGGGCAAGGGGGCCACGGTCGGCTCGGTCATCCCGACCCGCGGCGCGATCATCCCGGCCGCGGTCGGCGTGGACATCGGCTGCGGCATGGCCGCGGTGCGCACGACGCTGCGGGCCGAGGATCTGCCCGACAGCCTGGCCCAGCTGCGCAACAGCATCGAGCGCAGCGTGCCGGTCGGCAACGGGCGCGGCGGCGAACACCACCGTCTGCCCGACAGCATCGGCACGCGCGTGGCGCAGTCGGGGCTGGCCGTGCGCCTGGACGCGATCAAGGCCAGGCACCGCGGGATCCGGACCGACAAGCTGGACGGCCAGCTGGGCACGCTGGGCGGCGGCAACCACTTCATCGAGCTATGTCTGGACGAGACGGGCGCGGTGTGGGTGATGCTGCACAGCGGCTCGCGCGGCACCGGCAACCTCATCGGCACGTACTTCATCGAACGTGCGCGCGAGCAGCTGGCGCACCGTGTGCTCGGCTATCACGTGCCGGACAAGGACCTGGCCTTCTTCATGGAAGGCGAGCCGCTGTTCGACGACTACGTGGAGGCGGTGTCGTGGGCACAGGACTACGCCCGCGAGAACCGCGAGGCGATGATGGCGCGGGTGCTGGCCGAGATGCGCCACCGCCTGCCGAAGTTCCAGCTGCAGGCGCAGGCGGTGAACTGCCACCACAACTACGTGCAGAAGGAGACGCACGCAGGGCAGGAGCTGCTGGTGACCCGCAAGGGCGCGGTCAGCGCCAGGGCGGGCGAGCTGGGCATCATCCCGGGCAGCATGGGCACGCGCAGCTATATCGTGCGTGGCCGCGGCAATGCCGAGAGCTTCCACAGCTGCAGCCATGGGGCCGGCCGCGTGATGAGTCGCACCCAGGCGCGCGCCAGCATCACCCTGGCCGAGCACCGCCAGGCCACCGCGCACGTCGAATGCCGCAAGGACCAGGGCGTGATCGACGAGTCGCCGGCCGCCTACAAGGACATCGATGCGGTGATGGCGGCGCAGGCCGACCTGGTGGAGGTGGTCCACACGCTGCGCCAGGTGTTGTGCATCAAGGGCTGA
- a CDS encoding flavin reductase family protein: protein MRVPDLHFYRPADGHGLAHDPFKAIVAPRPIGWIGSVSPEGVRNLAPYSFFNAFGDTPPLIGFSSSGWKDSVRNIQATGVFTWNLATAAQATQMNQSSAPFPAEVDEFERSGLEALPGRVVDAPFVAGTPAAFECRLTQLIQLNDAQGRALPQWLVLGEVVGVHIDRRFLVDGVYDTAAAAPILRAGGPGAYVRVGPEAMFDMRRPTKA from the coding sequence CTGCGCGTGCCCGATCTGCATTTCTATCGCCCCGCCGACGGCCACGGCCTGGCGCACGATCCCTTCAAGGCCATCGTCGCGCCGCGGCCGATCGGCTGGATCGGCTCGGTCTCGCCCGAAGGCGTGCGCAACCTGGCGCCCTACAGCTTCTTCAACGCCTTCGGCGACACGCCGCCGCTCATCGGCTTCAGCAGCTCGGGCTGGAAGGACAGCGTGCGCAACATCCAGGCCACCGGGGTGTTCACCTGGAACCTGGCCACCGCCGCACAGGCCACGCAGATGAACCAGAGCTCGGCGCCCTTCCCGGCCGAGGTCGACGAGTTCGAACGCAGCGGCCTGGAGGCCCTGCCCGGACGCGTGGTCGATGCGCCGTTCGTGGCCGGCACGCCGGCCGCCTTCGAGTGCCGGCTGACCCAGCTGATCCAGCTCAATGACGCACAGGGCCGCGCGCTGCCGCAGTGGCTGGTGCTGGGCGAGGTGGTCGGCGTGCACATCGACCGGCGCTTCCTGGTCGATGGCGTGTACGACACCGCCGCGGCCGCGCCGATCCTGCGTGCCGGTGGACCGGGCGCGTATGTGCGGGTCGGCCCGGAGGCCATGTTCGACATGCGCCGTCCGACCAAGGCATGA